One Microbacterium sp. W4I20 DNA window includes the following coding sequences:
- a CDS encoding sugar kinase — protein sequence MSIPPHPTAPEVVCIGESMALITPTDAGLAEADTATITLAGAEANVAVGLVSFGHRAAWASRLGDDPIGTRIASEMERRRVELWVERDENAPTGVMFKDPGVESSAVYYYRRGSAASRMDAGFLSPAQLSGVRIVHTTGITPALSESCLRMVDQVFIDARRAGAVVSFDVNDRRALWSAEEAAATLARLADAADIAFVGRDEAERIWGTATPAEIRAHLPHCALLVVKDGEVGATAFAGDDAPVFVPAPEVEVVEPVGAGDAFASGFLAATLDGSDLAARLSAGHAAAARVLRIAADLPPLD from the coding sequence ATGAGCATCCCCCCGCATCCGACGGCTCCCGAGGTCGTCTGCATCGGCGAATCGATGGCACTGATCACCCCGACCGACGCCGGACTCGCCGAGGCCGACACGGCGACGATCACGCTCGCCGGGGCGGAGGCGAACGTCGCGGTCGGACTTGTGTCGTTCGGCCACCGGGCCGCGTGGGCGTCGCGACTCGGCGATGACCCGATCGGCACCCGTATCGCCTCGGAGATGGAACGCCGGAGGGTCGAGCTCTGGGTCGAACGGGACGAAAACGCCCCGACCGGTGTGATGTTCAAGGACCCGGGCGTCGAGTCCTCTGCGGTCTACTACTACCGCCGGGGCTCGGCCGCCTCGCGGATGGATGCCGGCTTCCTCTCCCCTGCGCAGCTCTCCGGCGTGCGCATCGTGCACACCACCGGCATCACCCCCGCCCTCTCCGAGAGCTGCCTGCGGATGGTCGACCAGGTCTTCATCGACGCCCGCCGCGCCGGTGCCGTCGTGTCGTTCGACGTGAACGACCGTCGTGCCCTCTGGAGTGCGGAGGAGGCAGCGGCGACCCTCGCCCGACTCGCGGATGCCGCCGACATCGCCTTCGTCGGCCGCGATGAGGCCGAGCGCATCTGGGGCACCGCGACGCCGGCGGAGATCCGCGCGCACCTTCCGCACTGCGCGTTGCTCGTCGTCAAGGACGGGGAGGTGGGAGCGACCGCCTTCGCCGGCGACGATGCGCCCGTCTTCGTGCCCGCGCCCGAGGTGGAGGTCGTCGAACCGGTCGGCGCCGGCGACGCCTTCGCGTCGGGGTTCCTGGCCGCCACCCTCGATGGCAGTGATCTGGCCGCTCGGCTCTCCGCCGGACACGCAGCGGCGGCGCGCGTGCTCAGGATCGCCGCCGACCTCCCGCCCCTCGACTGA
- a CDS encoding MFS transporter, translating into MAGYRDLLRTPGVARMMAAQLTARFPNGMSSLAILLHVEQQTGSYGAAGLVLAATSVGQAVAGPITSRWMGVWGMRRVITLTLAVCVIAVIGLALLPLTVPGYMILGMIAGLSTPPIQAAVRTIYPKLVNSSQLTPLFSLDASLQEIIWILAPVLITLVSTQIGTVEGLLLVAVILVGGGAWFILSPEVGRVRIPRSRNALGKVVLKPPVLLATVIGFLLIGACAAVEVGVVATFEHGSLTAGLVLAVFAVGSLAGGLAFGHIPIGPWAMARRLLIVTVGLGLTMVMLNVFWLGGTLVLAGIGIAPALAVLFAITSASVKFSETAEAFGWAGTGQLIGAAAGSAVAGFLVDVGDWRGAYFAAALFAAVGLIVAVVFVRSFPDLRHRDASPYPDTEPVAVTPS; encoded by the coding sequence GTGGCGGGATATCGGGATCTTCTTCGCACGCCGGGAGTGGCGCGCATGATGGCCGCTCAGCTGACCGCTCGCTTCCCCAACGGCATGTCGTCGCTCGCGATCCTGCTGCACGTCGAGCAGCAGACCGGCTCCTACGGCGCAGCCGGACTCGTGCTCGCCGCGACGAGCGTGGGACAGGCCGTCGCGGGTCCCATCACCAGCCGCTGGATGGGTGTCTGGGGCATGCGCCGCGTGATCACCCTCACCCTCGCCGTGTGCGTGATCGCCGTGATCGGGCTCGCGCTCCTCCCCCTCACCGTGCCGGGGTACATGATCCTCGGCATGATCGCGGGACTCTCCACCCCGCCGATCCAGGCGGCGGTGCGCACCATCTACCCGAAGCTGGTCAACTCCTCTCAGCTGACGCCGCTGTTCTCCCTCGACGCGTCTCTGCAGGAGATCATCTGGATCCTCGCCCCGGTGCTGATCACCCTCGTGTCGACCCAGATCGGCACGGTCGAGGGACTGCTCCTCGTGGCGGTCATCCTCGTGGGCGGCGGCGCCTGGTTCATCCTGTCCCCCGAGGTCGGGCGCGTCCGCATCCCGCGCAGCCGCAATGCACTGGGCAAGGTCGTGCTCAAGCCGCCGGTGCTGCTGGCGACCGTGATCGGCTTCCTCCTGATCGGCGCCTGCGCGGCCGTCGAGGTGGGGGTCGTCGCGACCTTCGAGCACGGAAGCCTGACGGCCGGGCTCGTGCTGGCCGTGTTCGCGGTGGGCAGCCTGGCGGGCGGCCTGGCCTTCGGCCACATCCCGATCGGCCCCTGGGCGATGGCGCGGCGGCTGCTGATCGTCACGGTGGGCCTCGGGCTCACGATGGTCATGCTCAACGTGTTCTGGCTCGGCGGCACCCTGGTGCTCGCCGGCATCGGCATCGCCCCCGCCCTCGCCGTGCTGTTCGCGATCACCTCGGCCAGCGTCAAGTTCAGCGAGACGGCCGAGGCGTTCGGCTGGGCGGGCACCGGTCAGCTCATCGGCGCCGCGGCCGGATCCGCGGTCGCGGGCTTCCTGGTCGACGTCGGCGACTGGCGCGGCGCCTACTTCGCCGCGGCCCTGTTCGCCGCCGTCGGACTCATCGTCGCCGTGGTGTTCGTGCGATCCTTCCCCGACCTCCGTCATCGCGACGCGAGCCCCTATCCCGATACCGAACCCGTGGCGGTCACCCCCTCATGA
- a CDS encoding site-specific integrase — protein sequence MTASKRESWGSLRKLPSGRWQARYPGPDGETYTARTEGDKALTFLTKTDARTWLAAVHTKISLGQWNPPAAVAARNRAEAATEKARSMGFEEYSERWVQLIKTEPNRSGKRRAIGTVRSYQGKVTGYLVPEFGDTPLREIDADRIRVMTDRLDKIPAPLNPKSKFNGITRPVLIVLMMILRQAARDGVIPAAPSVSIPRQESVRHDSDHDEGEDVVTPRQVEALYAAVPKQWAIMVLLAAWCQLRRGECLGLQRRDVEWNDDGSATLHVRRQLNANTGDYTDTKSDAGKRSLSIPKLMIVRLKQHLDDNVAAEAKAPVVPASVRGSMPLSNTRWGYVWADARDCVDGLPHRFRFHDLRHTGLTLFAQEGATLAELMRRGGHADIRIVLRYQHATMDRDRELANRMSDRVAESIARALKEDEET from the coding sequence ATGACTGCATCTAAGCGAGAGTCGTGGGGCAGTCTGCGCAAGCTCCCTTCTGGCCGCTGGCAAGCGCGCTATCCCGGACCCGACGGAGAGACCTACACGGCTCGGACCGAGGGCGACAAAGCGCTGACATTCCTCACGAAGACGGACGCGCGGACATGGCTTGCCGCCGTGCACACGAAGATCTCGCTCGGCCAGTGGAACCCGCCAGCGGCCGTAGCGGCACGGAATCGCGCCGAAGCCGCTACTGAGAAAGCGCGGTCGATGGGGTTCGAGGAGTACTCGGAGCGATGGGTGCAGTTGATCAAGACCGAGCCCAACCGCAGCGGAAAGAGGCGGGCCATCGGGACGGTCCGCTCGTATCAGGGCAAGGTCACTGGCTACCTGGTGCCGGAGTTCGGTGACACTCCTCTGCGGGAGATCGACGCAGACCGCATCCGCGTCATGACCGACCGACTCGACAAGATCCCGGCACCGCTGAATCCGAAGTCAAAATTCAACGGGATCACGCGGCCGGTGCTGATCGTGCTCATGATGATCTTGCGCCAGGCGGCCCGGGACGGGGTCATCCCTGCGGCACCGAGCGTCTCCATTCCGCGTCAAGAGTCGGTGCGTCACGATTCTGACCACGACGAAGGTGAGGATGTCGTGACGCCCAGGCAGGTCGAGGCGCTCTACGCGGCGGTTCCCAAACAGTGGGCGATCATGGTGCTGCTCGCCGCGTGGTGTCAGCTGCGTCGCGGGGAATGCCTGGGACTGCAACGGCGAGATGTCGAGTGGAACGATGACGGCAGCGCAACCCTACATGTGCGTCGTCAGCTGAACGCCAACACCGGCGACTACACCGACACCAAGAGCGATGCAGGCAAACGGTCGCTCAGCATCCCCAAGCTCATGATCGTTCGGCTCAAGCAACACCTGGATGACAACGTCGCCGCCGAAGCCAAAGCGCCGGTCGTTCCGGCGAGCGTCAGGGGCAGTATGCCGCTCTCGAACACTCGCTGGGGCTACGTCTGGGCCGATGCACGAGACTGCGTCGACGGCTTGCCGCATCGCTTCCGCTTTCACGACCTGCGGCACACGGGCCTGACACTCTTTGCTCAGGAGGGCGCGACGCTCGCTGAGCTGATGCGCCGGGGCGGGCACGCGGACATCCGAATCGTGCTGCGGTACCAGCACGCCACCATGGACCGTGATCGCGAGCTGGCGAATCGAATGAGCGACCGGGTCGCCGAGAGCATCGCCCGGGCGCTGAAGGAGGATGAGGAGACTTAG
- the nrdI gene encoding class Ib ribonucleoside-diphosphate reductase assembly flavoprotein NrdI has product MSAAVATAAPLLVYFSSVSGNTARFVEKLGLPARRIPLHPQEEPLVIDEPFVLVTPTYGGGEGRGVERGAVPKQVIRFLNDEANRDHIRGVISAGNTNFGESFCLAGDIISRKCQVPHLYRLEIFGTQDDVDRVSDGLERRWKLH; this is encoded by the coding sequence ATGAGCGCCGCCGTCGCGACCGCCGCGCCGCTCCTGGTCTACTTCTCCAGCGTGTCCGGGAACACGGCACGCTTCGTTGAAAAGCTCGGGCTCCCCGCCCGACGCATCCCGCTCCACCCGCAGGAAGAACCGCTCGTCATCGACGAACCCTTCGTGCTGGTCACCCCCACCTACGGCGGGGGCGAGGGGCGCGGCGTCGAACGCGGGGCGGTGCCCAAGCAGGTGATCCGGTTCCTCAACGACGAGGCCAACCGGGATCACATCCGCGGAGTCATCTCCGCAGGCAACACGAACTTCGGCGAGTCCTTCTGCCTCGCCGGTGACATCATCAGCCGCAAGTGTCAGGTGCCCCACTTGTACAGGCTCGAGATCTTCGGCACACAAGACGATGTTGATCGCGTGAGCGACGGATTGGAACGACGGTGGAAGCTTCACTGA
- the nrdE gene encoding class 1b ribonucleoside-diphosphate reductase subunit alpha: protein MTETVAFKANPSYEGLDYHALNAMLNLYDANGKIQFDADKRAAREYFLQHVNQNTVFFHSLKERLDYLVEKEYYEGAVIEKYSFDFIQKLNDRAYSKKFRFETFLGAFKYYTSYTLKTFDGKRYLERFEDRVVMTALGLADGDEKLAVALVDEIISGRFQPATPTFLNAGKAQRGELVSCFLLRIEDNMESIARGINSALQLSKRGGGVALLLSNIREAGAPIKQIENQSSGIIPVMKLLEDSFSYANQLGARQGAGAVYLNAHHPDIMRFLDTKRENADEKIRIKTLSLGVVVPDITFELAKNDEDMYLFSPYDVEKVYGVPFGDISVTEKYREMVDDPRIKKTKINAREFFQTVAEIQFESGYPYVMFEDTVNRANPIKGRINMSNLCSEILQVNTPTTYNDDLSYDNIGKDISCNLGSMNIALSMDADDLGQTVETAIRALTAVSDQSHIGSVRSIEDGNDRSHAIGLGQMNLHGYLAREHVFYGSEEGIDFTNIYFYTVLFHALRASNNLAIERGTTFDGFEDSTYASGAFFDKYIDRAWVPETEKVKELFAGKHIPTQEDWTALKASIQQHGIYNQNLQAVPPTGSISYINNSTSSIHPIASKIEIRKEGKLGRVYYPAAFMTNDNLEYYQDAYEIGYEKVIDTYAAATQHVDQGLSLTLFFKDTATTRDINKAQIYAWRKGIKTIYYIRLRQMALEGTDMAECVSCML from the coding sequence CTGACCGAGACAGTGGCATTCAAGGCCAACCCCTCCTACGAAGGTCTCGACTATCACGCGCTCAACGCGATGCTCAATCTCTACGATGCGAACGGCAAGATCCAGTTCGACGCCGACAAGCGCGCGGCGCGGGAGTACTTCCTGCAGCACGTGAACCAGAACACGGTCTTCTTCCACTCGCTCAAGGAGCGCCTGGACTACCTCGTGGAGAAGGAGTACTACGAAGGCGCCGTCATCGAGAAGTACTCGTTCGACTTCATCCAGAAGCTCAACGACCGGGCCTACTCGAAGAAGTTCCGCTTCGAGACGTTCCTCGGAGCCTTCAAGTACTACACCAGCTACACGCTGAAGACGTTCGACGGCAAGCGCTACCTCGAGCGCTTCGAGGACCGCGTCGTGATGACCGCCCTCGGTCTCGCCGACGGCGACGAGAAGCTCGCTGTGGCCCTCGTCGACGAGATCATCTCGGGCCGCTTCCAGCCGGCCACCCCGACGTTCCTCAACGCAGGCAAGGCGCAGCGCGGCGAGCTCGTCAGCTGCTTCCTGCTGCGCATCGAAGACAACATGGAGTCGATCGCCCGCGGCATCAACTCCGCGCTGCAGCTCTCCAAGCGCGGCGGCGGCGTCGCCCTGCTGCTGTCGAACATCCGCGAGGCGGGTGCGCCGATCAAGCAGATCGAGAACCAGTCCTCCGGCATCATCCCGGTGATGAAGCTCCTCGAAGACAGCTTCAGCTACGCCAACCAGCTGGGTGCCCGTCAGGGTGCAGGAGCCGTGTACCTCAACGCGCACCACCCCGACATCATGCGTTTCCTCGACACCAAGCGCGAGAACGCCGACGAGAAGATCCGCATCAAGACGCTGTCGCTCGGCGTCGTGGTGCCCGACATCACGTTCGAGCTCGCGAAGAACGACGAGGACATGTACCTGTTCTCGCCGTACGACGTCGAGAAGGTCTACGGCGTTCCGTTCGGCGACATCTCGGTCACCGAGAAGTACCGCGAGATGGTCGACGACCCGCGCATCAAGAAGACCAAGATCAACGCGCGCGAGTTCTTCCAGACCGTCGCCGAGATCCAGTTCGAGTCCGGCTACCCGTACGTCATGTTCGAAGACACGGTGAACAGGGCCAACCCGATCAAGGGTCGGATCAACATGTCCAACCTCTGCAGCGAGATCCTGCAGGTCAACACCCCGACGACGTACAACGACGACCTGTCGTACGACAACATCGGCAAGGACATCTCCTGCAACCTCGGCTCGATGAACATCGCGCTGTCGATGGATGCCGATGACCTCGGACAGACCGTCGAGACCGCGATCCGCGCGCTCACCGCGGTCAGCGACCAGAGCCACATCGGCTCGGTGCGTTCCATCGAAGACGGCAACGACCGCTCGCACGCCATCGGCCTCGGCCAGATGAACCTGCACGGCTACCTCGCCCGCGAGCACGTGTTCTACGGGTCGGAAGAGGGCATCGACTTCACGAACATCTACTTCTACACGGTGCTGTTCCACGCGCTGCGCGCGTCGAACAACCTCGCGATCGAGCGGGGGACGACGTTCGACGGCTTCGAGGACTCGACCTACGCGTCGGGGGCGTTCTTCGACAAGTACATCGACCGCGCCTGGGTTCCCGAGACCGAGAAGGTCAAGGAGCTCTTCGCCGGCAAGCACATCCCGACGCAGGAGGACTGGACCGCGCTGAAGGCGTCGATCCAGCAGCACGGCATCTACAACCAGAACCTGCAGGCGGTGCCGCCGACCGGCTCGATCTCGTACATCAACAACTCCACGTCGTCGATCCACCCGATCGCGTCGAAGATCGAGATCCGCAAGGAAGGCAAGCTCGGCCGCGTCTACTACCCGGCGGCGTTCATGACGAACGACAACCTCGAGTACTACCAGGACGCGTACGAGATCGGCTACGAGAAGGTCATCGACACCTACGCGGCTGCCACGCAGCACGTCGATCAGGGCCTGTCGCTGACGCTGTTCTTCAAGGACACCGCCACCACGCGTGACATCAACAAGGCGCAGATCTACGCATGGCGCAAGGGCATCAAGACGATCTACTACATCCGTCTGCGTCAGATGGCGCTCGAGGGCACCGACATGGCCGAGTGCGTCTCGTGCATGCTCTGA
- a CDS encoding helix-turn-helix domain-containing protein: MTVRTYSEEHDTGLVSLAIAAESLGVSVKTIRRRISDGTVRGYRVGRLIRVDLVELRRSLVVEIPAAR; the protein is encoded by the coding sequence ATGACTGTTCGAACTTACTCCGAGGAGCACGACACCGGGTTGGTCTCCCTGGCGATCGCGGCTGAGAGCTTGGGCGTCTCGGTCAAGACGATCCGACGTCGAATCTCCGACGGCACCGTCCGGGGATATCGGGTCGGACGCCTCATCCGCGTCGACCTGGTCGAGCTGCGGCGGAGTCTCGTGGTTGAGATCCCGGCGGCGAGGTGA
- the nrdH gene encoding glutaredoxin-like protein NrdH, with amino-acid sequence MSITVYTKPSCVQCNATYRALDAKGIEYEIHDLSEDPTALEQVKALGYMQAPVVVTDEDHWSGFRPDKIAELATRLA; translated from the coding sequence ATGTCGATCACGGTCTACACCAAGCCTTCCTGCGTTCAGTGCAACGCGACGTACCGCGCGCTGGATGCCAAGGGCATCGAGTACGAGATCCACGACCTTTCGGAGGACCCGACGGCGCTGGAGCAGGTCAAGGCGCTCGGCTACATGCAGGCGCCGGTCGTCGTCACCGACGAGGACCACTGGTCGGGCTTCCGTCCCGACAAGATCGCCGAACTCGCGACCCGCCTGGCCTGA
- a CDS encoding alpha/beta fold hydrolase, with protein MPAPLTLPRLAWGDPSAARRALLVHGLGSSAALMWRLGDALADAGWHATAVDLRGHGDAPRALDYTVAAYGSDLVATAPQGGGSWDAVIGHSLGGAASTVAAASSPDWTRRLVLIDPAIQIGDRDAGIVRRSQERAFADTRFEVVQQEHPHWHPQDQELKVDAVLRASAWAVEQTSAQNQPWDVRAAAAQLTVPTHVIGADPAVYSVFTGDVAAAVLAANPRITMSIVEGAGHSLHRDKPDESIRQLLEALS; from the coding sequence ATGCCTGCACCGCTCACCCTGCCCCGCCTCGCCTGGGGTGACCCGTCCGCCGCTCGCCGCGCGCTGCTCGTGCACGGTCTCGGCTCGTCCGCGGCACTGATGTGGCGCCTCGGCGATGCGCTCGCGGATGCCGGGTGGCACGCCACCGCCGTCGACCTGCGGGGCCACGGCGACGCCCCGCGCGCCCTCGACTACACCGTGGCCGCGTACGGCTCCGACCTCGTGGCGACGGCACCCCAGGGCGGCGGATCGTGGGATGCGGTCATCGGTCATTCGCTGGGCGGCGCGGCCAGTACAGTCGCTGCGGCCTCCTCTCCCGACTGGACCCGGCGGCTCGTCCTCATCGACCCGGCGATCCAGATCGGCGACCGGGACGCGGGAATCGTCCGCCGGAGCCAGGAGCGCGCGTTCGCCGACACGCGTTTCGAGGTCGTGCAGCAGGAGCATCCGCACTGGCACCCGCAGGATCAAGAGTTAAAGGTCGATGCCGTGCTGCGCGCGAGCGCCTGGGCCGTCGAGCAGACCAGCGCGCAGAACCAGCCCTGGGATGTGCGCGCGGCGGCCGCTCAGCTGACGGTGCCCACGCACGTGATCGGCGCCGACCCCGCGGTCTACAGCGTCTTCACCGGCGACGTCGCCGCCGCGGTGCTGGCCGCCAACCCGCGGATCACGATGTCGATCGTCGAGGGCGCCGGACATTCGCTGCACCGCGACAAGCCGGACGAATCGATCCGCCAGCTCCTGGAGGCGCTGTCATGA